One segment of Thermosulfurimonas sp. F29 DNA contains the following:
- a CDS encoding glutamate-5-semialdehyde dehydrogenase: MAEVEAMVADLARRAREASRKLSALSTEVKNRVLLETARRLREEKAYIQAENEKDLVYAREKGLSSALIDRLTLSDKVIEGMARGLEEVAALPDPVGEVVKMWRRPNGLWVGRMRIPLGVIAMIYESRPNVTIDAAGLCFKSGNAVILRGGSEAINSNLALARIFREALRSAGAPEDAVQVVPTTDRTAVSVLLKLEEYIDLIIPRGGEGLIRFVTENSRIPVLKHYKGVCHVYVDKYADLDMARRIAVNAKVQRPGVCNAMETLLVHRDVAGKFLPVVGEDFKNYGVELRGCPETRKLIPWAREATEEDWEAEYLDLILAVRVVSSMEEALDHIARYGSNHTETIVTEDYHRAMRFLREVDASVVMVNASTRFNDGGELGLGAEIGISTTKLHAYGPMALEELTSLKFIVFGEGQIRE, from the coding sequence ATGGCTGAGGTAGAAGCTATGGTTGCCGATCTGGCCCGGCGGGCCCGGGAGGCTTCCCGAAAGCTTTCCGCCCTTTCTACGGAAGTGAAAAATAGAGTCCTGCTGGAGACCGCCCGTCGCCTGCGTGAGGAAAAGGCCTATATACAGGCTGAAAATGAAAAAGACCTTGTTTATGCCCGAGAAAAAGGACTTTCATCCGCCCTAATCGACCGACTTACCCTTTCGGATAAGGTTATAGAGGGGATGGCCCGTGGACTTGAAGAGGTGGCGGCCCTCCCCGATCCGGTGGGGGAGGTGGTGAAGATGTGGCGCAGGCCTAACGGTCTGTGGGTGGGACGTATGCGTATCCCCCTGGGGGTAATCGCCATGATCTACGAAAGCCGTCCCAATGTAACCATCGACGCAGCCGGGCTCTGTTTCAAGAGCGGAAACGCCGTAATTCTGCGCGGGGGGTCAGAGGCCATCAATTCCAATCTGGCTCTGGCACGGATCTTTCGGGAGGCTCTCCGGTCCGCGGGGGCCCCGGAGGACGCCGTACAGGTGGTCCCCACCACCGATAGGACGGCGGTAAGTGTGCTTTTAAAACTTGAAGAATATATTGATCTCATCATCCCCCGGGGAGGGGAGGGATTGATCCGCTTCGTAACCGAGAACTCGCGCATCCCGGTCCTCAAGCACTACAAGGGAGTCTGTCATGTATATGTCGACAAATATGCGGATCTGGATATGGCTCGACGCATCGCGGTGAACGCCAAGGTACAGCGTCCCGGAGTATGTAATGCCATGGAAACCCTCCTTGTGCACCGGGATGTGGCAGGGAAATTTTTACCGGTGGTGGGTGAAGATTTTAAGAACTACGGAGTAGAACTGCGGGGTTGTCCCGAGACCCGGAAGCTTATCCCCTGGGCCAGGGAAGCCACGGAGGAGGACTGGGAGGCCGAATACCTGGATCTCATCCTGGCCGTAAGAGTGGTGAGTTCCATGGAGGAGGCTCTGGACCACATTGCCCGGTATGGTTCCAATCATACCGAAACCATCGTTACCGAGGACTATCACCGGGCTATGCGGTTTCTGCGCGAAGTGGATGCCTCCGTGGTAATGGTCAATGCCTCCACCCGTTTCAATGATGGCGGTGAGCTGGGATTGGGGGCCGAGATAGGAATCTCCACCACCAAACTACACGCCTACGGTCCCATGGCCCTGGAGGAGCTCACCTCGCTCAAATTTATTGTCTTCGGGGAGGGCCAGATTCGGGAATAG
- a CDS encoding branched-chain amino acid ABC transporter permease, with amino-acid sequence MRREYLKIMALVGVILGLYLGLRNEYLFNVLTMVGLQVLVVIGLSLLMGFAGQVSLGHAAFYGLGAYASAIISTRYGVSPLLGILFAQVLTLVVAFLLGLPTLKLRGHYLALATLGLGVIAEVFFKETVNLTGGPSGLVGIPPLPWVPLSFRSYFLVVWILVILFLVIALHIIYSPWGRALLALHDSEAALRSLGYNIHRLKLGVFLFSASLAALAGSLYAHCVTFISPYSFTFLHSIKFVTMVVVGGIASLWGAVGGAVFLAVLPEILSRFEDYEVVIFGIILILVMIYCPEGLISALERRLWRFARS; translated from the coding sequence GTGAGGCGGGAATACCTCAAGATTATGGCCCTCGTAGGGGTGATTCTGGGGCTATACCTGGGTCTCCGGAACGAGTACCTCTTCAATGTGCTCACCATGGTGGGGCTTCAGGTGCTGGTGGTTATAGGGCTTTCCCTTCTCATGGGGTTTGCCGGGCAGGTTTCCCTGGGGCACGCCGCCTTTTACGGCCTGGGGGCGTATGCCTCGGCCATAATCTCCACCAGGTACGGGGTCTCGCCCCTGCTGGGTATCCTCTTCGCCCAGGTCTTGACCCTCGTCGTGGCCTTTCTCCTGGGGCTCCCCACGCTCAAACTGCGGGGGCACTATCTGGCGCTCGCCACCCTCGGCCTGGGGGTGATCGCCGAGGTCTTCTTCAAGGAGACCGTAAACCTCACCGGAGGACCTTCGGGCCTGGTGGGGATTCCCCCGCTTCCCTGGGTTCCCCTTTCCTTCAGGAGTTACTTTCTCGTGGTGTGGATCCTGGTGATCCTCTTTCTGGTGATCGCGCTCCACATCATTTACTCCCCCTGGGGACGGGCCCTTCTTGCCCTTCACGACAGCGAAGCGGCCCTGCGCTCTCTGGGGTATAACATTCACCGGTTGAAGCTGGGGGTATTTCTCTTTTCGGCCTCTTTGGCGGCTCTAGCCGGCTCTCTCTACGCCCACTGCGTTACCTTCATAAGCCCCTACAGCTTCACCTTCCTTCATTCCATCAAGTTCGTGACCATGGTGGTCGTAGGCGGGATCGCGAGCCTCTGGGGAGCAGTGGGGGGAGCAGTTTTTCTGGCCGTTCTGCCCGAGATACTCTCCCGCTTCGAGGATTACGAGGTGGTAATTTTCGGAATCATTCTTATACTGGTAATGATTTACTGCCCGGAGGGGCTCATTTCGGCTCTGGAGAGGAGGCTATGGCGGTTCGCAAGATCCTGA
- the def gene encoding peptide deformylase yields the protein MAVRKILIFGDPLLRDRAEEIREINGDLQALIEDMVETMRAAKGLGLAANQVGVLKRLFIMDLSEKEEGPRGLLVFINPEIVEAEEELYEEEGCLSIPGYSAKVRRKARVLVRALDREGNPFELELEGLAARAVQHELDHLDGILYIDHLSPLKRKLFQRWWKKHRPRGK from the coding sequence ATGGCGGTTCGCAAGATCCTGATTTTCGGCGATCCCCTTCTGCGGGACCGGGCCGAGGAGATCCGGGAGATAAACGGTGACCTCCAGGCTCTCATCGAAGACATGGTGGAGACCATGCGTGCGGCCAAGGGTCTGGGGCTGGCCGCAAACCAGGTGGGGGTATTAAAGCGACTCTTTATTATGGACCTTTCCGAAAAAGAGGAAGGCCCGCGAGGGCTCCTGGTCTTCATAAACCCCGAAATCGTGGAGGCTGAGGAGGAGCTCTACGAGGAGGAGGGTTGTCTCAGCATCCCGGGCTATTCGGCCAAGGTGCGTCGGAAGGCCCGGGTGCTGGTCCGGGCTCTGGATCGGGAGGGGAATCCCTTCGAACTGGAACTGGAGGGGCTTGCCGCCCGGGCCGTCCAGCACGAACTCGATCACCTGGACGGCATCCTCTACATAGACCACCTCTCCCCCCTCAAACGCAAGCTTTTCCAGCGCTGGTGGAAAAAACACCGCCCCCGCGGTAAGTAA
- a CDS encoding Xaa-Pro peptidase family protein: protein MIPKIEIERRLEALRRSLRRENLEAALLTHPVHLFYFTGSFALGHLVVTPREVRFLVFRPLERVKRESSLPAETFRSLRKLPGVLRECGVKRIGLEFSALSHGRFLRYQEVLSDFELRDVSPLLAELRWRKSAYEVECMRRAARNLSEALAEALPEIRPGLTELEALSRIEAALRTRGHPGFVRSFRGNEFSTGLLVSGPEAVEPSFMVAGEGGPGVPGFPSGASLKKLRPGEPVLCDLSGFEAGYYVDQTRMFSLGEPTKEVRELFELSERLMQAAEAALRPGVPAEEVYFAALREAERLGVSRYFMAHGEEGVGFVGHGVGLFIDEDPPLAPGVKTRLAPGMTLALEPKLHVPGTGVIGLEDTFYLSETGREILTIFPRFFQIIPIKS from the coding sequence GTGATCCCGAAGATCGAGATCGAAAGACGCCTTGAGGCCCTGCGCCGGAGCCTCCGGCGGGAAAATCTCGAGGCGGCACTCCTCACCCATCCGGTTCATCTTTTCTACTTCACCGGAAGTTTCGCTCTGGGACACCTGGTGGTGACCCCACGGGAGGTCCGCTTTCTGGTGTTTCGTCCCCTCGAGCGGGTCAAGCGGGAAAGTTCCCTTCCCGCGGAGACCTTCCGTTCCCTGAGAAAACTTCCCGGAGTGCTTCGGGAATGCGGAGTGAAGAGGATAGGGCTTGAGTTTTCCGCCCTGAGCCACGGGCGTTTCCTTCGTTATCAGGAGGTGCTTTCCGACTTCGAACTCCGGGATGTTTCGCCGCTCCTTGCGGAGCTTCGGTGGCGGAAGTCCGCCTACGAGGTGGAATGCATGCGCCGGGCGGCCCGAAACCTCTCCGAGGCCCTTGCGGAGGCTCTCCCGGAGATCCGACCGGGCCTGACCGAGCTTGAGGCCCTCTCCCGTATCGAGGCTGCTTTGAGAACTCGTGGCCATCCGGGGTTCGTGCGCTCTTTTCGCGGCAACGAGTTCTCCACCGGGCTTCTGGTTTCCGGACCGGAAGCCGTGGAACCCTCCTTCATGGTGGCCGGAGAAGGGGGGCCGGGAGTCCCGGGCTTCCCTTCGGGAGCCAGCCTCAAGAAGCTCCGGCCCGGAGAGCCCGTGCTTTGCGATCTTTCCGGTTTTGAGGCCGGCTACTATGTGGATCAAACCCGGATGTTCTCCCTGGGCGAGCCAACCAAAGAGGTGCGCGAGCTTTTCGAGCTTTCTGAAAGACTCATGCAGGCCGCGGAGGCGGCCCTCCGTCCGGGAGTCCCGGCCGAGGAGGTCTACTTCGCCGCCCTCCGCGAGGCCGAACGCCTGGGAGTGTCCCGCTACTTCATGGCTCACGGTGAGGAGGGCGTCGGCTTCGTGGGACACGGGGTGGGACTTTTCATCGACGAGGATCCTCCCCTCGCCCCGGGGGTGAAGACCAGGCTTGCCCCGGGAATGACGCTTGCCCTGGAACCCAAACTCCATGTTCCGGGAACAGGGGTAATCGGGCTCGAGGATACTTTTTATCTTTCGGAAACAGGAAGGGAGATTTTAACTATTTTTCCGAGATTTTTTCAAATAATTCCTATCAAATCGTAA
- a CDS encoding branched-chain amino acid ABC transporter permease, translating into MDNFLEFLFSGLVNGAIYALIALGFMIIYSATGVINFAQGEFVMLGAMITAWLSGRGWPLALMIVVALAGATLVGVLTERLALRPARTTNPLILIIITIGVSILIKGLAMFAWGKEPLPVRPFLSPAPLHLLGATLPRQGLLVLAVSALAFVATESFFRFTLWGKAMRACAYNRFGARVLGLNLSGLTALSFALSAALSGLAGIIISPLTFAAYDMGTMLGLKGFSAAVFGGLGSAWGALLGGFTLGVLEALAAGYLSSAYKDAVAFLLLLTVLFVKPEGLLSPERVEKL; encoded by the coding sequence ATGGATAACTTTCTCGAGTTTCTCTTTTCCGGGCTGGTGAACGGGGCCATTTATGCCCTCATCGCCCTGGGTTTCATGATCATTTACAGCGCCACAGGGGTGATCAATTTCGCCCAGGGCGAGTTCGTGATGCTGGGAGCCATGATCACGGCCTGGCTCTCGGGACGGGGCTGGCCCCTGGCCCTGATGATCGTCGTGGCCCTGGCCGGAGCCACTCTCGTCGGGGTACTTACGGAGCGCCTCGCCCTTCGCCCGGCCCGCACGACCAATCCCTTAATCCTCATCATTATCACTATCGGAGTCTCCATTCTCATAAAGGGGCTGGCCATGTTCGCCTGGGGTAAGGAGCCCCTGCCGGTGCGTCCCTTTCTTTCCCCGGCCCCTCTGCACCTGCTCGGGGCCACGCTCCCCCGTCAGGGGCTTCTGGTGCTTGCGGTATCGGCCCTGGCCTTCGTGGCTACGGAGTCCTTTTTCAGGTTCACTCTGTGGGGGAAGGCCATGCGGGCCTGCGCCTACAACCGTTTCGGGGCCCGGGTGCTGGGGCTCAATCTCTCGGGGCTTACGGCCCTCTCCTTCGCTCTGAGTGCGGCCCTCTCGGGGCTGGCCGGGATTATCATTTCACCGCTCACCTTTGCCGCCTACGACATGGGCACCATGCTGGGACTCAAGGGCTTCAGCGCCGCGGTATTCGGAGGGCTGGGCTCGGCCTGGGGAGCCCTTCTCGGAGGATTCACCCTGGGCGTTCTCGAGGCCCTGGCCGCAGGCTACCTATCCTCCGCCTACAAGGATGCCGTGGCCTTCCTGCTGCTTCTGACGGTGCTTTTCGTGAAGCCCGAGGGACTCCTCAGTCCCGAAAGGGTGGAGAAACTGTGA
- a CDS encoding amidohydrolase codes for MAGKMYILKASWILPAWDREPIQDGALLIQGERIEAVGSTEELIQRYSNLPVEDLGEVLVFPGLVNAHTHAPMTIFRGLADDLPLMVWLHNYIFPVESHLRAEWVYWGAKLAVCEMLRSGVTCFCDMYLFEPWVIRAVEETGVRAALGEGLFDFPSPGYGALEKGLNLTEELLKNFERHPLINIMVCPHAVYTCSPETLKKIRRIAERYGATVHIHLSETEDEVKECVSRYGRRPVAHLDSLGLLTGNLHIAHAVELTDGEIELLARRGVSVAHCPESNLKLGSGIARIPEMLAAGVRVTLGTDGPASNNDLDLLSEMRTAALLQKGLYRDPTVLPAREVFRLATEEGARALGFPECGRLERGFRADLVTLDLTRPDLTPVHDPLSLLVYSARAGAVVDVMVEGHWLMRRGKFLTVNEEEVRIRIAEVVREIRTLLRK; via the coding sequence ATGGCTGGGAAGATGTATATTCTTAAAGCGTCGTGGATTCTGCCGGCCTGGGACCGTGAACCCATTCAAGACGGAGCCCTTCTTATTCAGGGGGAACGGATTGAAGCGGTGGGCTCTACCGAGGAACTTATCCAAAGATATTCGAATCTTCCTGTAGAGGATCTGGGAGAGGTCCTGGTCTTTCCCGGATTAGTCAATGCTCATACGCACGCCCCCATGACCATATTCCGGGGTCTGGCGGATGACCTTCCCCTCATGGTCTGGCTCCACAACTATATCTTTCCCGTGGAAAGCCACCTGCGAGCCGAATGGGTTTACTGGGGGGCCAAACTGGCCGTGTGCGAGATGTTGCGTTCGGGTGTTACCTGCTTTTGTGACATGTATCTTTTTGAGCCCTGGGTGATCCGAGCGGTGGAGGAGACAGGGGTTCGGGCGGCCTTGGGGGAGGGACTGTTTGATTTTCCTTCCCCGGGTTACGGTGCCCTGGAAAAAGGACTTAACCTTACCGAGGAGCTTCTTAAAAATTTCGAAAGGCACCCCCTTATCAACATTATGGTATGTCCGCACGCGGTTTATACCTGTTCCCCGGAGACCCTTAAAAAGATCCGTCGTATTGCCGAACGCTATGGAGCCACCGTTCACATCCATCTCTCGGAGACCGAAGATGAGGTAAAAGAGTGTGTTTCGCGTTACGGTCGGAGGCCGGTGGCTCATCTCGACTCCCTGGGGCTCCTCACGGGAAACCTTCATATAGCGCACGCGGTGGAACTCACGGACGGAGAAATAGAGCTCCTTGCCCGCCGGGGGGTTTCGGTGGCTCATTGTCCGGAGAGCAATCTCAAGCTGGGTTCCGGGATAGCCCGGATTCCGGAGATGCTTGCCGCCGGAGTCCGGGTGACCCTGGGCACCGACGGACCGGCCAGCAACAACGATCTGGATCTCCTTTCGGAGATGCGCACCGCCGCCCTCCTTCAAAAGGGTCTTTACCGGGACCCCACCGTCCTTCCGGCTCGGGAGGTCTTTCGCCTGGCCACGGAGGAGGGGGCCCGGGCTCTCGGATTCCCCGAATGCGGACGGCTAGAGAGGGGGTTTAGGGCCGATCTGGTCACCCTGGACCTTACCCGGCCGGATCTTACCCCGGTTCACGATCCCCTTTCCCTTCTGGTTTACAGTGCCCGGGCCGGGGCGGTTGTCGATGTAATGGTGGAGGGACACTGGCTCATGCGCAGGGGAAAGTTTCTTACCGTTAATGAGGAGGAGGTGCGGATCCGAATTGCGGAAGTAGTTCGGGAGATCCGCACGCTCCTCCGGAAATGA
- a CDS encoding ABC transporter substrate-binding protein, with translation MRKVCLWILLFFLLFDSPVLAKKPYRIGALFSVTGPTSFIGDPEKKTLEMLVEEINRAGGINGHPVEVVIYDTQGEETLAVQKFMRLVMQDRVLAVIGPSRTGTSLAVAPLAERYRVPLISCAAGIKIVEPVRPYVFKVAQSDRLAVKKIYRYLRRKGLTRVALLTVSNGFGQSGREELKRLAPQYGITVVADELFGPKDTDMKPQLIRIRKTGAQVVICWGTNPGPAIVARNMRELGMTQKLVMSHGVASRRFIELAGAAAEGIILPAGKLIVAHELPDSDPQKPLLLSYIKRYRARYGKEPSSFGGHAYDAFLLLKEALARAGADRAGIRNALERIKGLKGIHGVFNMSPQDHNGLSEREAFVLVEIRNGDFHLLEE, from the coding sequence ATGCGTAAGGTATGTCTTTGGATTCTGTTGTTCTTTCTCCTTTTCGATTCCCCGGTATTGGCCAAAAAACCCTATCGAATAGGAGCCCTCTTTTCGGTGACTGGTCCCACCTCGTTTATCGGTGATCCGGAGAAGAAGACCCTGGAGATGCTGGTAGAGGAGATCAACCGGGCCGGGGGCATAAACGGCCATCCCGTGGAGGTGGTCATCTACGACACCCAGGGTGAGGAGACGCTTGCGGTGCAGAAGTTCATGCGCCTGGTGATGCAGGATCGTGTGCTGGCGGTGATCGGTCCCAGCCGCACCGGAACCAGCCTGGCCGTGGCCCCTCTGGCCGAACGCTATCGGGTGCCCCTTATTTCCTGTGCGGCCGGAATCAAGATCGTGGAACCGGTGCGCCCCTATGTCTTCAAGGTGGCCCAGAGCGACCGCCTGGCGGTGAAAAAGATCTACCGGTACCTTCGCCGCAAGGGGCTCACCAGGGTGGCCCTCCTTACGGTTTCCAACGGATTCGGCCAGAGCGGTCGGGAGGAGCTCAAGCGACTGGCCCCTCAGTACGGAATCACCGTGGTGGCGGACGAGCTCTTCGGCCCCAAGGACACGGACATGAAGCCCCAGCTTATTCGGATCCGCAAGACCGGGGCCCAGGTCGTTATTTGCTGGGGGACCAATCCGGGGCCGGCCATCGTGGCCCGTAACATGCGTGAGCTGGGCATGACCCAGAAGCTCGTCATGAGTCACGGGGTGGCCTCGAGGCGCTTCATCGAGCTGGCCGGGGCCGCCGCCGAGGGCATCATCCTTCCGGCCGGAAAACTCATCGTGGCCCACGAGCTCCCGGACAGCGACCCGCAAAAGCCCCTCCTCCTGAGCTACATCAAGCGCTACCGGGCTCGCTACGGCAAAGAGCCCTCCTCCTTTGGAGGACACGCCTACGATGCCTTTCTCCTCCTTAAGGAGGCCCTGGCCAGGGCCGGAGCCGATCGGGCCGGGATCCGGAACGCCCTGGAACGCATAAAAGGCCTCAAGGGCATCCACGGTGTCTTCAACATGAGCCCCCAGGATCACAACGGTCTTTCCGAGCGCGAAGCCTTCGTGCTGGTGGAGATCAGGAACGGAGACTTTCACCTGCTTGAGGAATAA
- a CDS encoding lytic murein transglycosylase yields MRFLCVGLLLVFFPANLHAVPPVFEPLKVRLIRDGLPREKIERLFSDPRVRFLPQIMPRKLTWDETRLPYRQFLRPERIARARAFLRDYAPLLRELEERFGVEKEILVALLLVESDLGRHHGRYEVFNVLASMAVSSDWERVKPYLRRELSPEEEDRLRRIMARRARWAYRELRVLLELSGKYGLDPLSLKGSIFGAFGYPQFVPSSFREYAVDGNGDGRIDLYDLTDALASAANYLARHGWRPGLSREEKKRVLMTYNHSEPYAETILAIAERLRDPEDRDRKTP; encoded by the coding sequence ATGCGGTTTCTTTGCGTGGGGCTTCTTCTCGTGTTCTTTCCGGCGAACCTGCATGCGGTCCCTCCCGTGTTTGAACCCCTCAAGGTCCGTCTGATCCGGGACGGACTCCCGCGGGAAAAGATAGAGCGCCTCTTCTCCGACCCGCGAGTGCGTTTTCTTCCCCAGATCATGCCCCGCAAGCTCACCTGGGACGAAACCAGGCTTCCCTACCGACAGTTCCTGCGCCCGGAAAGGATCGCCCGGGCCCGGGCCTTTCTGAGGGATTACGCCCCGCTTTTACGGGAGCTGGAAGAACGCTTCGGAGTGGAAAAGGAGATCCTGGTGGCCCTTCTTCTGGTGGAATCCGATCTGGGGCGTCACCATGGTCGCTACGAGGTCTTCAATGTGCTGGCCAGCATGGCCGTCTCCTCCGACTGGGAGAGGGTGAAACCCTACCTGAGGCGTGAGCTTTCACCCGAGGAAGAAGACCGCCTCAGGCGGATCATGGCCCGCCGGGCCCGCTGGGCCTACCGGGAACTAAGGGTGCTCCTTGAGCTTTCCGGGAAGTACGGGCTCGATCCTCTGAGCCTCAAGGGCTCCATATTCGGGGCCTTCGGCTATCCCCAGTTCGTTCCCAGCAGCTTCAGAGAGTACGCCGTGGACGGAAACGGCGACGGCCGAATAGATCTTTACGACCTCACCGATGCCCTGGCCAGTGCCGCCAATTATCTCGCGCGACACGGATGGCGTCCGGGGCTTTCCCGGGAGGAGAAGAAGCGGGTCCTCATGACCTACAATCACAGCGAACCCTACGCCGAAACCATCCTCGCCATAGCGGAGAGGTTGCGTGATCCCGAAGATCGAGATCGAAAGACGCCTTGA
- the serS gene encoding serine--tRNA ligase, whose protein sequence is MLDLRLIRERPDWVKERLRSRGGDYPVDQILDLDAERRRLTAEVDALRHERKTLSEKIGRLKKEGRDAEVLVARVRGIGERLRELEERLREIEREEQNLLLELPNIPHESVPVGEDETQNQVVKRWGDLPRFDFEPRPHWEIGVELGIFNFEQAAKITGSRFVVYHGAGALLERALINFMLDLHVRKHGYREVLPPFIVNETTLVGTGQLPKFKEDLFKLEDWDYYLIPTAEVPVTNLHRDEILPEEVLPLYYTAYTPCFRSEAGAHGRDTRGIVRQHQFNKVELVKLTTPETSYEELESLLLDAEEVLQLLGLPYRVVLLCTGDLGFAAAKTYDIEVWAPGQNRFVEISSCSNCEDFQARRARIRYRPKGGGKPRFVHTLNGSGVAVGRTVMAILENYQQADGSVAIPEVLRPYMGGMERLEKSE, encoded by the coding sequence ATGCTCGATCTCAGGCTCATTCGGGAAAGACCGGACTGGGTTAAGGAGCGTTTGCGGAGTCGGGGAGGAGATTACCCGGTGGATCAAATCCTCGATCTTGACGCCGAGAGGCGGCGGCTCACTGCCGAAGTGGATGCCCTTCGCCATGAACGAAAGACTTTGTCGGAGAAGATAGGCCGTCTGAAAAAGGAGGGCCGGGACGCCGAGGTTCTGGTGGCACGGGTCCGGGGGATCGGGGAGAGGCTCAGGGAGCTCGAGGAGCGATTGCGGGAAATAGAAAGGGAAGAGCAGAACCTCCTTCTCGAGCTTCCCAATATTCCCCACGAAAGTGTGCCGGTGGGAGAGGACGAAACCCAGAATCAGGTGGTCAAACGCTGGGGAGATCTTCCGCGCTTCGACTTTGAACCCAGACCGCACTGGGAAATCGGGGTGGAGCTGGGAATCTTCAACTTCGAACAGGCGGCCAAGATCACCGGTTCCCGATTCGTGGTGTATCACGGGGCGGGGGCCCTTCTCGAACGAGCCCTCATCAACTTCATGCTCGACCTTCATGTGCGCAAGCACGGCTACCGTGAGGTTCTGCCCCCCTTTATCGTGAACGAGACCACCCTTGTGGGCACCGGACAGCTTCCCAAATTTAAGGAAGACCTCTTTAAACTCGAGGATTGGGATTACTACTTGATCCCCACGGCCGAGGTTCCGGTTACCAATCTTCACCGGGACGAGATCCTGCCCGAGGAGGTGCTTCCCCTTTATTACACGGCCTATACCCCGTGTTTTCGCTCCGAGGCCGGGGCCCACGGGCGGGACACCCGGGGCATCGTGAGACAGCATCAGTTCAACAAGGTGGAACTGGTAAAGCTCACCACTCCGGAGACCTCTTACGAGGAGCTGGAGAGCCTTTTGCTTGACGCCGAGGAGGTGCTGCAGCTTCTGGGGCTTCCCTACCGGGTGGTTCTTCTCTGTACCGGTGATCTGGGATTCGCCGCGGCCAAGACTTACGACATCGAGGTCTGGGCCCCGGGGCAGAACCGCTTTGTGGAGATTTCCTCCTGTTCCAACTGCGAGGACTTTCAGGCCCGGCGAGCGAGAATCCGTTATCGCCCTAAAGGAGGCGGTAAACCCCGTTTCGTGCACACCCTGAACGGTTCCGGTGTGGCCGTGGGGCGCACGGTAATGGCCATCCTGGAGAATTATCAGCAGGCCGACGGCTCGGTGGCGATACCGGAAGTCCTCCGTCCCTATATGGGAGGGATGGAACGCCTAGAAAAGTCAGAATAA